One window of the Epinephelus moara isolate mb chromosome 24, YSFRI_EMoa_1.0, whole genome shotgun sequence genome contains the following:
- the LOC126386830 gene encoding rano class II histocompatibility antigen, A beta chain-like isoform X5 → MILAFYGQCLVSCWTVQFVFKGSCSVVSVTVVKRKESLMNCTALVENPQHSGLTVFNMKCFTFLLFLYLFSRSVVDCAADGKGYFMYTDFWCAWYTREPEQVEYLIDYYFNEEFMMQYNSTVGNWTGFTPAGLIFASKFNKDKHNVVGRKSERRLICVNHIGLLLNVTEENMAEPNITLTEITTSSHGTMLVCSAYDFYPKHIRVTWHRNGQEVTSGVTSTEVMTNGDWTYHVHSFLEFTPGRQDRVSCVVEHISLREPKIYDWDSSFNQSERSFVIGGVCALLLGAVILSSGLIHYRRRRSVI, encoded by the exons ATGATACTTGCGTTTTATGGGCAGTGTTTGGTTTCATGTTGGACtgtacagtttgtttttaaaggatcATGTTCAGTAGTTTCAGTAACTGTGGTCAAAAGGAAAGAATCACTCATGAACTGCACAGCGCTGGTCGAGAATCCACAACACTCTGGTCTAACTGTCTTCAACATGAAATGTTTCACGTTCCTGCTGTTTCTGTATCTTTTCTCTCGGTCTGTGGTCG ATTGTGCTGCTGATGGAAAGGGATACTTCATGTACACCGACTTCTGGTGTGCCTGGTACACCAGAGAGCCGGAGCAGGTGGAGTATCTCATTGACTATTATTTTAATGAGGAGTTTATGATGCAGTACAACAGCACAGTCGGGAACTGGACAGGCTTTACTCCAGCTGGATTAATCTTTGCATCAAAGTTTAATAAAGACAAGCACAATGTTGTGGGGAGGAAATCAGAGAGGCGGCTGATATGTGTCAACCATATTGGTTTGTTACTGAATGTAACGGAGGAGAACATGG CTGAACCCAACATCACTCTTACAGAGATCACCACCTCCAGTCATGGCACCATGCTGGTGTGCAGCGCTTACGATTTCTACCCCAAACATATCAGGGTGACATGGCACCGCAACGGACAGGAAGTGACTTCAGGCGTGACCTCAACTGAGGTGATGACAAACGGAGACTGGACCTACCATGTCCACTCTTTCCTGGAGTTCACACCTGGCCGACAGGACAGGGTCAGCTGTGTGGTGGAGCACATCAGCCTCAGGGAGCCCAAGATTTATGACTGGG ACTCTTCCTTTAATCAGTCTGAGAGGAGCTTCGTGATTGGTGGAGTTTGTGCTCTGCTGTTGGGAGCAGTGATTCTGTCCTCAGGACTGATCCACTATAGGAGGAGACGCTCTGTAATCTGA
- the LOC126386838 gene encoding rano class II histocompatibility antigen, A beta chain-like: MKCFTFLLFLYLFSRSVVDCAADGKEYFVYADFWCARYSREPQQVEYLIDYYFNDEFTMQYNSTVGNWTGFTPAGLIFTQTFNKDLRGRILERKLICVDHTDLLLIAMEENMAEPNITLTETTTSSHDTMLVCSAYDFYPKHIKVTWHSNGQEVTSGVTSTEVMTNGDWTYHVHSFLEFTPGRQDRVSCVVEHISLREPKIYDWDSSFNQSERSFVIGGVCALLLGAVILSLGLIHYRRRRSVI; the protein is encoded by the exons ATTGTGCTGCTGATGGAAAGGAATACTTTGTGTATGCCGACTTCTGGTGTGCCAGGTACTCCAGAGAGCCGCAGCAGGTGGAGTATCTCATCGACTATTATTTCAATGATGAGTTTACAATGCAGTACAACAGCACAGTCGGGAACTGGACAGGCTTTACTCCAGCTGGATTAATCTTTActcaaacatttaataaagacCTTCGAGGGAGGATATTGGAAAGGAAGCTGATATGTGTCGACCATACTGATTTGTTATTGATTGCAATGGAGGAGAACATGG CTGAACCCAACATCACTCTTACAGAGACCACCACCTCCAGTCACGACACCATGCTGGTGTGCAGCGCTTACGATTTCTACCCCAAACATATCAAGGTGACATGGCACAGCAACGGACAGGAAGTGACTTCAGGCGTGACCTCAACCGAGGTGATGACAAATGGAGACTGGACCTACCATGTCCACTCTTTCCTGGAGTTCACACCTGGCCGACAGGACAGGGTCAGCTGTGTGGTGGAGCACATCAGCCTCAGGGAGCCCAAGATTTATGACTGGG ACTCTTCCTTTAATCAGTCCGAGAGGAGCTTCGTGATTGGTGGAGTTTGTGCTCTGCTGTTGGGAGCAGTGATTCTGTCCTTAGGACTGATCCACTATAGGAGGAGACGCTCTGTAATCTGA